ACCTCGAGACCTGCGGACTTTCGGGCTGCCCTGTGTTTCTAGCCGGAGTGGCGCTGATCGGAGAGGGGGACGTCGTGCTGCGGCAGCTCTTCGCGCGGGACTACGCGGAGGAGCGAGCGCTCCTGGCCGAGCTCAGCCGGCTGATGAACGAAGCCGATTTCCTCGTGACCTTCAATGGGAAGACCTTCGACGTGCCGTTTCTACGCGACCGCGCCGTGCATCATCGGATGCAGCTGCCGTTCGCGCTGCCGCACCTGGATCTCGTCTGGATGGTCCGGCGGCGGTGGAAGCGGCAGCTTCCCGACTGCAAGCTGAAGACGCTCGAGTGGCGCGTGCTCCGGCGCCGCCGCGCGGGGGACGTGTGGGGGTACGAGATTCCGGGGCTCTATCACGACTACGTCCAGAACGGGCAGCCGCACCGGCTGATTCCGATCTTCCATCACAACATGCTCGACGTGGTGGCGATGGTGGAGCTGATTCCGGCCGTGTTCGATCCGGAGACGACGGTGTATTGAGGAGTCGCGACGCCGAGGAGGTGCCCATGGACGAAGATCTCCGCGCGATGACGCGCGATCAGCTCATCGAGGAAGCGCGGAAGCTCCGGCAGGGGATTCGGAAGCATCGGGACGGCAGCGGTCAGGAGCTTTGCTGGCATCACCCGGCGCTCTGGGGTCTGCTTCCGGAGAAGACGGATCCGATTCCGTCCGTGCCGGAATGGCCGGAGTTCCTTCGTGGCTGCGTCGCCTACCGTCAGTCACTGGACCGGCAAGCGCCGCACGCCCCCCGAACGAACGAGCCCTTCAGGGGAGAGCGCTAGCGGAGGTCCGAACGCGAGCTCTCGCTCCGTTCGAGCTGAAACGGGCGGAATCCCGGCTCGCTGCCTCTGCGGGCGGAATCCCCGGCTCGCTGGCCTCTACCCACTGACCCGTCGGACATGTCAGGTGCGTCCGACGGCGTCAGTCTTCCGACGCATGAATCCGCGCTCGTCGCGAGCAGTGGAATGTGGGAGCGCCATGGGAGCCAGCAGGTTAAGTCCTCACCGCAGAGTGCAGGAAATCCCGGCACACGCCTTGCCTTGCGACCCCGTGTGCCGCACACCGCGCGACCCT
The window above is part of the Candidatus Eisenbacteria bacterium genome. Proteins encoded here:
- a CDS encoding ribonuclease H-like domain-containing protein — its product is LETCGLSGCPVFLAGVALIGEGDVVLRQLFARDYAEERALLAELSRLMNEADFLVTFNGKTFDVPFLRDRAVHHRMQLPFALPHLDLVWMVRRRWKRQLPDCKLKTLEWRVLRRRRAGDVWGYEIPGLYHDYVQNGQPHRLIPIFHHNMLDVVAMVELIPAVFDPETTVY